The genomic stretch TTTGTAAGCAAGTTCTAGTCATTCACCACAGCACATTCCATCACGCATTTGCCAAACGGCGATGCGAGTTGTATCAAATATTTCAAATGCACAGGTTCCGATCAGCCGCTGCGAGTTCCCAAGAATACAGCAAATGCACAAGATTTCTTCTTCCCAGGAATTCGCCAGGAGGGTGATGAAAGGTATACCTCCAAGAGTCTAatgcattttctttctttctttcagcagaTTCACAGATTTCTTCTTCATGTGAAGGCTGTAAACATTCCCGTTGCTCAGTGCCCTGCACGAGACAAATCCCAAGCCCCACCTCCACTACCGCCTCCGtccccctcgccgccgacggcgccagCCCACTCCATTATTCTCCTACTCGCTTCGGAGTTCGGAGGCCTCTCCctcccggcgccgcctcctgtTCCCTCGAGGCCTCGACAGCTTGGCGCTTGCGTCTTCTGGGCGCTGCGGGGTAACCTCTCGCGCCCGCCGCACGCCAGGTGTTCGACCTCAGCCCAGCGAGCAAATACCCTCTCCCGCCGGCAGGGACACGATGCTCGCGCTCTCGTCTCCGCCAAGATGGTCCTGTACGCAATGCCTCTCGATTGGTATCCGCAATGGCAGTATGGCACATCCCAGCACGGAGGCCGAGCAGAGCACGACCACGCAGCTGAAGGAGGCACTGGCCCGTCCGCCTCTCATCGGGACCGTCCGGGTGGAAGGCCACATGCTCAATGAGGTTGGCAAGGCCTCTTTGAGCCTCACAACGCACGATCCTGCCAACCAAGGAGTTAATCAGTCAAACCATCGAGTTTGCACCTCACAGCACAGCGACAAGCTGGCAGTGTTCTTTTCTTGGGATTGCTGATTAACACGAGGAGAGGGGCTACTGTTATCCACCGAACAGGGCAGAACTCGACAATCTGCAAGGATTTCCACTCTTTCATGAATTGCCCAAGGTAGTACCCGAGGTATATTCTACTGTTCGAATTTTCTCATGAACTGGTTGATTTTCCACTTATGAACTTGACGGCTCATTCTTCAAGTATACTAAACTAGCTAGGTGTGTAGTTGTTAAGAGCATCACGAATATGCTCGGCAGCATACACAAAACtgatgaacctagaaaagctaacaAAATGACACTCTTGTTATTGTACAAAAATGTTCTCTTAACTGCAGGCTCGAGAAATGTATCTTGTGCATATAGTGGGTTACCTTTTCCAAAGGATGATGCTGGATAAAGTCTTGTTGCTAGTCCTTgtggtccttgtggggctgcagtccttgtggggctgcagctggtccttgtggtctttgtggggctgcagtcctTGTGGAGCTGTAGTTGctttgttgactggaggacggtggggctgcagcatatgcttgctgcagcaccacctttgttgactacttttagggtaggacagtcctaggcatcttagactaaataggacagcatcaaaaaaggcatcttagactagcatatgccttgatgcttggttggttggctgcttggccagctataaatatgtatccccgacccttggttggatatggtattgtggaaagaaaacccagaaaattgccccaactcttcctagtgccatcctctcgatgagagttcagatcctaacaaaggATTCTTCATCATCCATACAGGATTAAGTGATATTGTAGATAACATAATCCCCCTTGTTTTGTCTTTTCACCTTTATCTTACAGAGCAAACCAACCAATTATTCCTTTTATACTGATAAACTCACTAGCCCTGATGTCCCTGGATCTTGATTTTCCGTACTTTTGTCTACTCTGGGTGCCATGTTCTTGTTAGGAGTGAATGATTGATTGTGCTTGTGTTTGACCTTGAGGCAAACAGTAGGTGCTAAGTCGCAGTCAGCAATCTGGAAGCCTTTTttcttaaagaaaaatattCGAGGCCAACTTGTCACTCCTGATGTGTCCTGTGTCCCATCAAATACTAGATAACATTAGATCCTACCACTAGTCGATGGTATTCAAGTTCCCTTCCAAAAGCCTAGCTTCCTATATGCTCCATCGCCTTCTTTTCCACTCTGACATCAATATTTCACTCTGATATAGCTCTTCCTTAACTCCTTATCTCTCAGCCGTCCCACTCTGTTTCACTTTCAGAACTATTCTTGCTGTCCTAGCCTCCTAGGTGGTTATTTGAGGTTCTCTTATTCTTTGATTCAGAACCAGGAGCCTAGTGTCTTTCTCTTTGCTATAgtaaagcgaacaggcccaaggACCACAGATGGTGCCCATGTTCACCAAGGCTTTGCTTCTACGTAATTTTTCCTGAAGCAGTGAACGTACTGATGAGTAATGGTCCGTCCATATGTGGACCTGTCCATCTCTTTCAAACAGTATGCCGGTGCTGTGCTGGTCCCAGTCCTTAGGTAATGTCTTGTTTGGACCATATGCACTTGGTAAAAGTTCATGCAGGACAAACTCTGGATCTTGTCCACCAATTGTGATCAAATGTTCGCATCTACtcttttcttgattttcttcttctggAAAACGACAGGTTCTTAtattgatgtctacttcacatATTCTCCATGACCAAATGGACAGCTGTGGAAGTATTCAATATGGATCTTACTGCTGCAAAAGTTATTCTGCAATTTGTTGGACAAGAGGTAATAGTGAACTCGCTAGAAACTTAATACCGACTTCCACCTTGACTAGTTGCATCTTTCCTGTATGTACTTATCTTTCATCCATTGGTGCTTCGCTCCTAGTAGCTGGCTGGAACATATAAGCCTTCCTTTTTTTGAAGTCGAGGGAGATTTGGGGCTTTGTTCTTAGCGCTTGTTCTAGCATTGCAGATCATGAGAGGCCAAAGAGGAAAACAATCAGAGGTAATTTGTAGATTGGACTACTTTTTCTCTTTACTATTCTTGATAACGCTGAGTTATCTGACCTGGTGTAAATTATAGTCATTTTGGCCTTCAATTGTGATGAAAAAATGGCTAAACATCAGGCCAAAATTAAATGATTTCAGTGAAGACGAGTTTGATACAGGGAGCGAAGATAATGGTATGGCAAACTGCATGAGTATTCTCTTGAAATTTCTTTGCTTGCATTCTCAGTTCCTTTTCCTTTGGAATTAGAATTTGCATATTTTTTCTCAGATTCTTGATACCTTCATTTGGAATAAGATTTTTCATATCTTTACTCAGATGGTAGTGACTTTGGAGATGATAGCTTCTTCGAGATACATGGCAACAAATACTTGATTAGCAAATCATCTGGTACTGCAAAATTATATCCATAATGACCCGTAATGATGTCTATATCTTCATGCCCATTTAAGCTTGACATAACTACATTACTATGGCATGTATTAGTTGCATTCATTATAATTAGTTGACAACTAGTGCTTGTGGAGCTACAGTTTCCTTCTTGTTTGTTATATACCTTTTTAGGGTAAACCGTTCTTATCGTTCCTAGTGGTGGCAGAACAATGGTTCTCTAGCAACTTGGATTTGCCAAATAATATCCTAACTTCAACCTGCAAAGCTCATATTATGCTAACACCAGTGGCACTTTATAAATAGAGTTTAGAAACAAGAATGAAATCGTTCTGTGTTTTCATAATATCTTGTTTAGAAATCTGGTTAGTGTTGATTTGAATAGTTATATCTGACCTTTTAAGACTCAAACGTTGGCTTAAGCCCACCTTGATCACACGTTGCTCCAAAACCTGAACAGTTATATATGATTTTAATATGCTGTCAGCACTTTTAGCAAGAAATCTGTGAGTACACTTTTTCATGGCCAATGTAtacaacaacaaaaacaaaGCCTTATTAGTTGAACTGctaggaagaaggaaaaaaagagaacaaCTTGTTGGCAGCTCATGTTGGGTTTCATGAGCCAATCTAAAAAAAACTCGGCCGGTGGGGGAAAGACCGCCCCCACGGTATTTTACTCAACCGGAGCCCGGCCGAGAAAAGTCATGAAAGCTGGCCCCCTCATACATGGGGATGCCGCCCCCTATGGTTCGGGCCATGACCTGTGCTTTGAGGCCCAACCCACACGACCAGCCCACCACAGGTCAGTTCACCCATGCTGACCAAGAGAACCATCAAGTGACTTTTTTTTACCCAGCCTGAAATTCACTCCCACAGGGATTCGAACCCTGGACCTGGGGTGCTACTAAGGTCATTGCAACCACTAGGATACATGCCCCTTTGCTTCATGAGCCAATCTAGACACCATTTTTCAGTGATCAAATTTTAAGAAAGCCTCAACTGCAAATATCCCAAACACATAATCCTGAAGGGTCAGGATACAGTTGATATTCATGATTTTAAGTACAATGCAAATTCATGTCATGTCTATTGTTGTTCAAATCTTTTCCGGTGTTGAAATTTGCTTGACATTTTTGTGTGCTATATTTTAAGTTGTTCACTCTCTTGCTAGGAGAAAAGGCAATTCCTCCTGTACGAAGGCTTCAGAGAAGAAAATCAGAGAGTTTACGTGTTAACTACATCAGTAACAAAGATGTGAGGTTTGGCTATGATTTCATCTGTATTATTTGATGTGTTATGTATCAAGCATCTGGTGCCTTTAGATAATAGTAGTTGCCACCAGGGTGATGACAGGAACATGGAATGTTGCTGGAATAGCGCCTAGTGATGACCTTGATCTTGATCAGTGGCTTTGTACCCAGGAGCCAGCAGATTTGTATGTTTTAGGGTATGTACCTTTGCAAAATATGAAAAATGTATCATTTGATTTGGATAAACATAAGATGATATTCAATGCTGTCTTGTTTTTGTATGGCATAATGTGTGGTCCTTTTGCCCATTGACCATGACACTAAACAAGGTTAGGTACTGTTTAGGATATACTATTTAAAATGCTTCACTTGTGTTTCAGTTTCCAGGAAGTGGTCCCATTAAGTGCTGGTAATGTCTTGGGAGCAGAGGACAGTAGACCAGTACGGAAATGGGAGGCTCTTATCCGCCAAACACTTAACAGGTCTCAGCAACCCAAGACAATCTGCAAAAGCTACAGTGCTCCCCTGTCACCATTACTAAGACCTGTTGCTTCAGGCGATGGACATGAATATATGAAATCCAAACTTGAAGATGAAGCGTTAGGAAGTTTAACTCAGTTTAGAGATTGGCAAACTAGTACAACTGAGCTTCGCTGCAACTGGTTGTATGGCACCAGCTCATTGGACTGGCCAGAATATCCGCTTGACACTCCATCAAAGGTTTTGGTACCAGGTACAGGGTTGAGGCGAGTGACGAGCTTAGGACTATTTAGCACCAACTTTATGGAACACCCTCAAGGTCTTGAGCTACAGAGTGTAGATTTGCAAGTTGGGATCAGAAGGCAGTATCATAGCTCGGGAAACCTTAGCATGCTATGGTCTGAACAGCAGGAGAAGCTTGATTTATTAAATTCGCTTGATTGCATATCTGATTTGACATCAGAAGAAGACTCACCTTCTGTTGGTACTGACGAGGGATGTGCTACTCTTGGGAAAAGAGAATCTTCAAAGCATCGTACAAACTATGTGCGCATTGTTAGTAAACAAATGGTTGGTATATATGTTTCTGTATGGGTTTCTCGAAAACTGAGGCGACATGTTAACAACTTGGAGGTATCACCAGTTGGGGTTGGACTCCTGGGCTACATGGGCAACAAGGTCATCCTTAGTCCTACAAGATGTGCATTTCTATCATCTGTCGATGTGCAGAGTCAAATGAAGATGCTGATTTTAGTTCGTCATCTTGTTTTTTCTTGtgcagggatcgatttccatCAGCATGTCTCTTTTCCAGACTCGATTGTGCTTTGTCTGCTCCCATCTCGCATCTGGTCATAAATCAGGGGATCAACAGAAAAGGAATGCTGATGTATATGAAATTTTACAAAGAACAAGGTTTTCTTCCTTGTGTGCTGCTGGTCGGCCACAAAAGATTCCTTCACATGAGTATGTATAGGCCACTTTGGCCCCatgatgttgtgttccttgaaaATTAGTTACTCCTAAGGTCAGAAATATGCCTTTAGCAAACTGAATAACTCAGAGAAGCTATTAAGTTCATTAAAATTATATTgcacataaaattgaaatataAAGGTTTATTGTTGGCATAGGTATAACTTTCAGTGACTTTCATTTCGCAGACTCTCTTTTGACAATATAGAATACATTTCGATAGTTGCATCTAGCATGATTTTGTTAGATGAATGTTTTGATTTTGAGGGGTTAATCAGATTTCAGAATTTCATTTTGGAGCAGTCGAATTTTCTGGTTTGGCGATCTTAACTATCGCATTGACCTGCTGGATGCTGAAGTACGACATCTGGTGGCTATGAAGAGGTGGGATGATCTCTTGAAGTCTGATCAGGTTTGAAGATAACCTTTTACATTTTCAAGATTGGATAATACTATATCTATTACACAAACAGGGTAGTTTTTGCTAATTCTGAAAATTAATTAACAGCCATTATATTTCAGCTAACAAAGGAGCTAATAAGTGGGAGTACTTTTGTTGGTTGGAAGGAAGGTTTGATTAACTTTCCACCAACTTACAAGTATGAAAGAAATTCAAGCAGATATGTTGGTGAGATTCATAATGAAGTGGAGAAAAGAAGAACTCCAGCATGGTTACGTCTCTTTCTGATCATactatatttttatttgcaaGTGCCCATGTTTTAGAATTTTAAATAGACCAGCCATGCATATGTCGTTCAAGCATGCATACCATGACCGCATCCTTCAAGTATCCTTAATAGATCAGAGTCTATTTTGCTGTGTTTCTGAGCTTGAGATTTGTTCTGTCACAATTATAGCTACTATCTATTCCAGTAATTGGATGAACCACGTTTTGAAGGTGCTCAACTGTTCAGTGTATTGCAAATGAATCAGGTGCGATCGCATACTGTGGCTGGGGAAGGGTACCAAGCAGCTCTCGTATTGGAGCTCGGATTTGAGCTTTTCAGATCATCGGCCAGTCAGCGCCATCTTCTTGGTTGAAGTCGAGGTGTTCAATCAGCAAAAACTTGAAAGGGTCTTGAACTTCAATCCTGGATCGTTTCAAAGGGGTAACATAACATGATGGCGGATTCCTGGACTTTTTTTCAGTCAGTGGCACTGAGCTGAGCATTGAACTCTTCAGCAGTTCTTCTGTTGGATTTAGTCTTGGATTTAGTTTTCTAGGAACACCTAGATGTTGGGGGTAAGGATTTTGGTATATGTTGGGAGCATGAGTCGTATGTAACTGAAGTACTGCCCACTAGATTGCACATGGGAATATTTCAGACTGAAATGAATTTAGAGTGAAATGCATTGTAGGTCTCTAAACTATTCCTACATTCTCATTTGGGTCCATGAACTCTCGAAGTGACATCTGGATCCATGTTTATTCCAAGTGTGAATCTAGGTTCATGATTGGAACTCGAGTGAATTTAGAATGAACTAGTTGAAAAGTTAAAGGACCTACATGATCATTTTAGAATGCGGAATTGTTTAGGGACCTGCAATGCATTTCACTCATGAATTTAAGTGAAGAGAAAATCATTTTGCCATATCTATGCGCTCCTGTATCACAATCGAACTAGCTTGAACTATCAGTGCATTATTCACTTCTTTTCGCCATCCTATATCTGATTTTATGCATCGTTTTAAGTTGCTCAGGAAATGTCCATGCTCATGTTTGTCCTGTCTAGTCTTGAGCTCCCAAGCTTCGAAAGTAACGAGCTTGAAAGGGCAAGAACCTCTGTACCAGACATAAATTTGTTGAATTAACGTATTGCCACTATGTAGAATGTACTTGCGAGTATTCCTCGTTGGTTGTGAGTGAATTGAAAAAAATTGCTTTCATATAATTCGGTCAAAGTAGCTCAAACTATTAGTGGATTATTCCATCCTTTCCGCTGTCCTAtagatatactccctccgtcccaaattactatttgttttgacttttctaaatacataacttttactatgtatctagatataatatataccTAGGTACATATCAAATGCCATgtgccaaaacaaatagtaatttgactattt from Setaria italica strain Yugu1 chromosome II, Setaria_italica_v2.0, whole genome shotgun sequence encodes the following:
- the LOC101763176 gene encoding type I inositol polyphosphate 5-phosphatase 2 isoform X5 translates to MRGQRGKQSESFWPSIVMKKWLNIRPKLNDFSEDEFDTGSEDNDGSDFGDDSFFEIHGNKYLISKSSGEKAIPPVRRLQRRKSESLRVNYISNKDVRVMTGTWNVAGIAPSDDLDLDQWLCTQEPADLYVLGFQEVVPLSAGNVLGAEDSRPVRKWEALIRQTLNRSQQPKTICKSYSAPLSPLLRPVASGDGHEYMKSKLEDEALGSLTQFRDWQTSTTELRCNWLYGTSSLDWPEYPLDTPSKVLVPGTGLRRVTSLGLFSTNFMEHPQGLELQSVDLQVGIRRQYHSSGNLSMLWSEQQEKLDLLNSLDCISDLTSEEDSPSVGTDEGCATLGKRESSKHRTNYVRIVSKQMVGIYVSVWVSRKLRRHVNNLEVSPVGVGLLGYMGNKGSISISMSLFQTRLCFVCSHLASGHKSGDQQKRNADVYEILQRTRFSSLCAAGRPQKIPSHDRIFWFGDLNYRIDLLDAEVRHLVAMKRWDDLLKSDQPLYFS
- the LOC101763176 gene encoding type I inositol polyphosphate 5-phosphatase 2 isoform X4 — encoded protein: MRGQRGKQSESFWPSIVMKKWLNIRPKLNDFSEDEFDTGSEDNDGSDFGDDSFFEIHGNKYLISKSSGEKAIPPVRRLQRRKSESLRVNYISNKDVRVMTGTWNVAGIAPSDDLDLDQWLCTQEPADLYVLGFQEVVPLSAGNVLGAEDSRPVRKWEALIRQTLNRSQQPKTICKSYSAPLSPLLRPVASGDGHEYMKSKLEDEALGSLTQFRDWQTSTTELRCNWLYGTSSLDWPEYPLDTPSKVLVPGTGLRRVTSLGLFSTNFMEHPQGLELQSVDLQVGIRRQYHSSGNLSMLWSEQQEKLDLLNSLDCISDLTSEEDSPSVGTDEGCATLGKRESSKHRTNYVRIVSKQMVGIYVSVWVSRKLRRHVNNLEVSPVGVGLLGYMGNKGSISISMSLFQTRLCFVCSHLASGHKSGDQQKRNADVYEILQRTRFSSLCAAGRPQKIPSHEISFWSSRIFWFGDLNYRIDLLDAEVRHLVAMKRWDDLLKSDQPLYFS
- the LOC101763176 gene encoding type I inositol polyphosphate 5-phosphatase 2 isoform X2 codes for the protein MRGQRGKQSESFWPSIVMKKWLNIRPKLNDFSEDEFDTGSEDNDGSDFGDDSFFEIHGNKYLISKSSGEKAIPPVRRLQRRKSESLRVNYISNKDVRVMTGTWNVAGIAPSDDLDLDQWLCTQEPADLYVLGFQEVVPLSAGNVLGAEDSRPVRKWEALIRQTLNRSQQPKTICKSYSAPLSPLLRPVASGDGHEYMKSKLEDEALGSLTQFRDWQTSTTELRCNWLYGTSSLDWPEYPLDTPSKVLVPGTGLRRVTSLGLFSTNFMEHPQGLELQSVDLQVGIRRQYHSSGNLSMLWSEQQEKLDLLNSLDCISDLTSEEDSPSVGTDEGCATLGKRESSKHRTNYVRIVSKQMVGIYVSVWVSRKLRRHVNNLEVSPVGVGLLGYMGNKGSISISMSLFQTRLCFVCSHLASGHKSGDQQKRNADVYEILQRTRFSSLCAAGRPQKIPSHDRIFWFGDLNYRIDLLDAEVRHLVAMKRWDDLLKSDQLTKELISGSTFVGWKEGLINFPPTYKYERNSSRYVGEIHNEVEKRRTPAWCDRILWLGKGTKQLSYWSSDLSFSDHRPVSAIFLVEVEVFNQQKLERVLNFNPGSFQRGNIT
- the LOC101763176 gene encoding type I inositol polyphosphate 5-phosphatase 2 isoform X1; translation: MRGQRGKQSESFWPSIVMKKWLNIRPKLNDFSEDEFDTGSEDNDGSDFGDDSFFEIHGNKYLISKSSGEKAIPPVRRLQRRKSESLRVNYISNKDVRVMTGTWNVAGIAPSDDLDLDQWLCTQEPADLYVLGFQEVVPLSAGNVLGAEDSRPVRKWEALIRQTLNRSQQPKTICKSYSAPLSPLLRPVASGDGHEYMKSKLEDEALGSLTQFRDWQTSTTELRCNWLYGTSSLDWPEYPLDTPSKVLVPGTGLRRVTSLGLFSTNFMEHPQGLELQSVDLQVGIRRQYHSSGNLSMLWSEQQEKLDLLNSLDCISDLTSEEDSPSVGTDEGCATLGKRESSKHRTNYVRIVSKQMVGIYVSVWVSRKLRRHVNNLEVSPVGVGLLGYMGNKGSISISMSLFQTRLCFVCSHLASGHKSGDQQKRNADVYEILQRTRFSSLCAAGRPQKIPSHEISFWSSRIFWFGDLNYRIDLLDAEVRHLVAMKRWDDLLKSDQLTKELISGSTFVGWKEGLINFPPTYKYERNSSRYVGEIHNEVEKRRTPAWCDRILWLGKGTKQLSYWSSDLSFSDHRPVSAIFLVEVEVFNQQKLERVLNFNPGSFQRGNIT
- the LOC101763176 gene encoding type I inositol polyphosphate 5-phosphatase 2 isoform X3, yielding MVMTGTWNVAGIAPSDDLDLDQWLCTQEPADLYVLGFQEVVPLSAGNVLGAEDSRPVRKWEALIRQTLNRSQQPKTICKSYSAPLSPLLRPVASGDGHEYMKSKLEDEALGSLTQFRDWQTSTTELRCNWLYGTSSLDWPEYPLDTPSKVLVPGTGLRRVTSLGLFSTNFMEHPQGLELQSVDLQVGIRRQYHSSGNLSMLWSEQQEKLDLLNSLDCISDLTSEEDSPSVGTDEGCATLGKRESSKHRTNYVRIVSKQMVGIYVSVWVSRKLRRHVNNLEVSPVGVGLLGYMGNKGSISISMSLFQTRLCFVCSHLASGHKSGDQQKRNADVYEILQRTRFSSLCAAGRPQKIPSHEISFWSSRIFWFGDLNYRIDLLDAEVRHLVAMKRWDDLLKSDQLTKELISGSTFVGWKEGLINFPPTYKYERNSSRYVGEIHNEVEKRRTPAWCDRILWLGKGTKQLSYWSSDLSFSDHRPVSAIFLVEVEVFNQQKLERVLNFNPGSFQRGNIT